One genomic window of Opitutia bacterium includes the following:
- a CDS encoding NAD-dependent epimerase/dehydratase family protein — translation MGSLAGKHLVIFGCGYVGSALADAALARGARVTALTRNAEKASALRARGVAVVEADLANDGWHGRIERADFVANTVSASAPTPEGYRASYVDGMRSILAWAARAPVGTLAYTSSTGVYPQGGGARVEESASTEGASPTGRVLVEAENLLRGAAPAVVARSFVLRCAGIYGPGRHYLLNALRAGQTRFGGEPNFRMNLIHRDDIVAAMLACFAASAGVTSEGFNLSDGAPATRAELVSWLAHEIGVPAPQFDGAVASVRKGGEPTPDRIIVAEKIRRVLGWTPAFPDFRAGYRPLLGKV, via the coding sequence GTGGGCTCCCTCGCTGGCAAACATCTCGTCATCTTCGGCTGCGGCTACGTCGGGTCCGCGCTCGCGGACGCGGCGCTGGCACGCGGCGCGCGAGTGACGGCGTTGACGCGAAACGCAGAAAAAGCGTCGGCGCTGCGCGCGCGAGGTGTGGCGGTGGTCGAAGCGGACTTGGCGAACGATGGCTGGCACGGACGGATCGAGCGGGCCGATTTTGTGGCCAACACGGTTAGCGCGTCGGCGCCGACGCCCGAGGGTTACCGTGCCTCTTATGTCGACGGCATGCGGTCGATCCTCGCGTGGGCGGCGCGTGCGCCGGTCGGCACGCTCGCCTACACGAGCAGCACCGGCGTCTATCCGCAGGGCGGGGGAGCGCGCGTGGAGGAAAGCGCGTCGACGGAGGGCGCTTCGCCGACGGGACGCGTGCTCGTGGAGGCGGAGAACTTGTTGCGTGGAGCAGCCCCGGCGGTAGTCGCGCGGTCGTTCGTGCTGCGCTGCGCGGGCATCTACGGGCCGGGCCGGCATTATCTGCTGAACGCGCTGCGCGCGGGCCAGACGCGTTTCGGCGGCGAGCCAAACTTCCGAATGAATCTCATCCATCGCGACGACATCGTCGCGGCGATGCTGGCGTGTTTCGCCGCGTCGGCGGGAGTGACGAGCGAGGGGTTCAATCTCAGCGACGGCGCCCCGGCGACGCGGGCGGAGCTGGTCAGTTGGCTGGCGCACGAGATCGGTGTGCCTGCGCCGCAGTTCGACGGCGCGGTCGCGAGTGTGCGCAAGGGCGGCGAGCCGACGCCGGATCGCATCATCGTCGCGGAGAAAATCCGTCGCGTGCTCGGTTGGACACCGGCGTTTCCGGACTTCCGGGCGGGTTACCGTCCGCTGCTCGGAAAAGTCTAG
- a CDS encoding DJ-1/PfpI family protein, with protein sequence MPTVLTLLADGFEEIEAFAPVDLLRRAGVEVTVATLNDNRHATGRSGIVAHGDVALAAVGESLFDLVFLPGGAGVKLLRADARVREVVLRHASTDRWLAAICAAPTVLNDCGLLAGKRYTAHFSVAGELPAILFDERVVTDGKITTSRGAGTSIDFGLHLVRLLSGDEKAKEISKAICF encoded by the coding sequence ATGCCCACCGTGCTCACGCTGCTCGCCGATGGTTTTGAAGAGATCGAGGCCTTCGCGCCGGTCGACCTGCTGCGCCGCGCCGGCGTCGAGGTCACCGTCGCCACGCTCAACGACAACCGCCACGCCACCGGCCGCAGCGGCATCGTGGCGCACGGCGACGTGGCGCTCGCCGCCGTCGGCGAATCGCTCTTCGACCTCGTCTTCCTGCCAGGCGGCGCGGGCGTCAAACTCCTACGCGCGGATGCCCGCGTGCGCGAAGTTGTCCTCCGCCACGCCTCCACCGACCGCTGGCTGGCCGCGATCTGCGCCGCGCCCACCGTATTGAACGACTGCGGTCTGCTTGCGGGAAAACGTTATACCGCGCACTTCTCCGTGGCCGGCGAGCTCCCGGCCATTCTGTTCGACGAACGGGTCGTGACCGACGGCAAGATCACCACGTCCCGTGGAGCCGGAACCTCGATCGACTTTGGCCTCCACCTCGTCCGCTTGCTGAGCGGCGACGAAAAAGCCAAGGAAATAAGCAAAGCCATTTGTTTCTAA